The Salvelinus fontinalis isolate EN_2023a chromosome 24, ASM2944872v1, whole genome shotgun sequence genome has a segment encoding these proteins:
- the LOC129822286 gene encoding collagenase 3-like gives MEITALLLLVVVAQSFAMPLSSLEETDKWLLAEKYLRKFYHLRAGLQGTPTHRSSDAMQAKIREMQSFFNLQVTGSLDANTLELMSMARCGVPDVGEYNHFPRHLKWQNTNVTFRIVNYTPDLKKADVDRAIRNALNIWADVTPLTFKKLHEGMADIMIAFGTKEHGDFNPFDGPDGLLAHAYPPGRDIGGDTHFDEDEHWSKDSDAYNLFLVATHEFGHALGLSHSSDPGALMYPVYSYSEGYPLSEDDVTGIQALYGPNPNHRKVKPKPDAPNKCDPMLSFDAVTELRGETIIFKDRFYWRLHPQFAEPEQTLIKSTWPSLPNKVDAAYEYPEKDMVFIFSGIRMWALNGYSLVEGYPKYIHQLGLPKAVRRVDAAVYIPDTGKTLLFSEEQFWSYDEKTNTMDSGFPRSIEMDFPGMAEEVDAALYKYGYLHFFHEHTQFEYSYSARKVIQIVRTNSFLNC, from the exons ATGGAAATCACAGCTTTACTGCTCCTTGTGGTGGTTGCTCAGTCATTTGCTATGCCTCTGTCATCGCTGGAGGAGACTGACAAGTGGCTATTAGCCGAG AAATACCTCCGCAAGTTCTACCACCTTCGAGCTGGACTTCAGGGAACCCCGACCCACAGGTCGTCAGATGCCATGCAGGCTAAGATCAGGGAGATGCAGTCCTTCTTCAACCTCCAAGTGACAGGGAGCCTGGACGCTAACACCCTGGAACTGATGAGCATGGCCAGGTGTGGTGTCCCTGACGTGGGGGAATACAACCACTTCCCCCGACACCTCAAATGGCAGAACACCAATGTGACCTTCAG AATAGTGAATTATACTCCTGATCTGAAGAAGGCAGATGTGGACAGAGCTATCCGTAATGCCTTGAACATCTGGGCTGACGTCACCCCTCTGACCTTCAAGAAACTGCACGAGGGGATGGCTGACATCATGATAGCGTTTGGGACAAAAG AACATGGAGACTTCAACCCTTTTGACGGCCCTGACGGTCTCTTAGCCCATGCCTATCCCCCTGGCAGAGACATTGGAGGAGACACACACTTTGATGAAGATGAACATTGGTCAAAAGACTCAGACG CCTACAACCTTTTCCTGGTTGCCACTCATGAGTTTGGCCATGCTCTTGGCTTGTCCCATTCTTCTGATCCTGGAGCTCTGATGTACCCAGTCTACTCCTACAGCGAGGGTTATCCATTGTCTGAGGATGATGTCACCGGCATTCAAGCTCTTTATG GCCCGAACCCCAATCACAGGAAAGTGAAGCCCAaaccagatgccccaaacaaatGTGACCCCATGTTGAGTTTTGATGCTGTTACTGAGCTCAGAGGAGAAACAATCATCTTCAAAGACAG GTTCTACTGGCGTCTCCATCCTCAGTTTGCAGAGCCTGAGCAAACCCTGATCAAATCCACCTGGCCCTCCCTCCCCAACAAAGTGGATGCTGCCTATGAGTACCCTGAGAAAGACATGGTCTTCATATTCAGTG GTATTAGAATGTGGGCCCTGAACGGCTACAGCCTAGTGGAGGGCTACCCCAAATACATCCATCAACTGGGACTCCCCAAGGCCGTGCGGAGGGTGGATGCTGCTGTGTACATCCCAGACACCGGCAAGACCCTTCTGTTCTCTGAAGAGCAGTTCTGGAG TTATGATGAGAAGACTAACACAATGGACAGTGGCTTCCCAAGATCCATTGAGATGGATTTCCCTGGAATGGCAGAGGAGGTGGATGCTGCCTTATATAAATATG GATATTTGCATTTCTTCCATGAACATACACAGTTTGAATACAGTTACAGTGCAAGGAAGGTCATTCAGATTGTTAGGACAAACTCTTTTCTCAACTGCTGA